One stretch of Ooceraea biroi isolate clonal line C1 chromosome 4, Obir_v5.4, whole genome shotgun sequence DNA includes these proteins:
- the LOC113561740 gene encoding nicastrin-like: MILRVDIAHVIHMVYRWPVLKSYPFKERHYIGSSRMIYNMKQNNFNALGGINLKLDDIKSVIEFDQLGKGKIVLYSSSKDDTTDRLSKVLNASILDDSVPPTSVQSFLEARPSLTTVVIINHGKKFKNRYYNNILDDGENLGFNRNDSDGRVSAAVCRSADTAGRSHRRNVILLHPKC, encoded by the exons ATGATATTGAGAGTTGATATTGCACACGTAATCCATATGGTTTATCGATGGCctgttttaaaaagttatccTTTTAAGGAAAGGCATTACATAGGATCAAGTCGTATGATTTACAATATGAAGCAGAACAATTTTAACGCTCTCGGTGGGATTAATCTGAAGTTGGATGATATCAAGAGTGTGATCGAGTTCGACCAACTGGGCAAAGGGAAAATAGTTCTCTATAGCAGCAGTAAAGATGATACCACAGATCGTTTGAGTAAAGTGTTGAATGCATCGATTCTAGATGATAGCGTACCACCTACATCTGTGCAAAGTTTTCTGGAGGCGAGGCCCAGTCTAACGACTGTTGTTATAATCAATcatggaaaaaaatttaaaaatcgataCTACAACAATATCTTGGACGACGGCGAAAATCTTGGTTTTAATAG AAATGATAGTGACGGGCGAGTCAGCGCCGCAGTCTGCCGATCTGCCGATACCGCTGGAAGATCTCATCGCAGAAATGTTATATTGCTACATCCAAAGTGCTAA
- the LOC113561741 gene encoding uncharacterized protein LOC113561741 isoform X2 has translation MNILLPMMKQLIVHFRLSKVSRMEGVPKLPVDSDENLEEFERFLDTNTNFEYMVNTLSISGGTTVSQISRRTLERIITNNYARNFNGRKNTEEIFHDFKNKGLSHSYCRGY, from the exons ATGAATATACTTCTTCCAATGATGAAGCAACTTATAGTACACTTCCGACTATCAAAAGTATCTCGTATGGAAGGTGTTCCCAAACTTCCAGTTGACAGTGATGAAAATTTGGAAGAATTCGAAAGGTTTTTGGATACTAATACAAATTTTGAGTACATG GTTAATACTTTAAGCATATCAGGTGGCACAACTGTTTCTCAGATCAGTAGAAGGACTCTGgaaagaataattacaaataattatgctaGAAATTTTAACGGCAGGAAGAACACCGAAGAAATCTTTCacgattttaaaaataaaggactTAGTCATAG cTATTGTCGAGGCTATTGA
- the LOC105283421 gene encoding prostaglandin reductase 1 isoform X2, producing MRPYTQNFPLGTTMIGSQVARIMESKHPDFPVGKRVIGYLGWRDYTIVGPSNFSKVSQNTLLPVGRIDILPDIGDLSPSLALGALGMPGITAYFGLMEICKPKPGETIVISGAAGAVGSHVGQIAKNLGLTVIGICGSDEKCKWLTDELGFDVAINYKTKSIAKSLRKAAPQGIDCYFDNVGGETSSIVMYQMKQFGRVAVCGTISNYNYDLELLPKSTDVLTAILMHRLKVEGFVVSQWMDRWTEGIQQNLQWIREDKLRYRETVTKGFENMFDAFIGMLRGGNIGKAIVQV from the exons ATGAGACCATACACGCAGAACTTTCCACTTGGAACTACGATGATTGGTTCTCAAGTTGCCAGGATCATGGAATCCAAACATCCAGACTTCCCAGTCGGCAAGAGAGTAATTGGGTATTTGGGTTGGAGAGATTACACGATTGTTGGACCAAGTAATTTCTCTAAAGTGTCGCAAAATACTCTGTTACCTGTTGGACGGATTGATATTTTACCAGACATAGGTGATCTGTCGCCGTCTCTTGCCCTAGGCGCGTTGGGAATGCCAGG CATTACAGCATACTTTGGCTTAATGGAGATATGTAAACCGAAACCTGGCGAAACGATAGTCATCAGTGGGGCTGCTGGTGCAGTCGGTTCTCACGTAGGCCAGATTGCCAAGAATCTAGGCCTCACCGTAATCGGCATATGCGGTTCTGACGAGAAGTGCAAATGGCTCACCGACGAGTTGGGCTTCGACGTCGCCATTAATTACAAGACCAAGTCAATCGCTAAAAGTCTACGCAAAGCTGCTCCACAAGGGATCGATTGCTACTTTGATAAT GTCGGTGGAGAGACTTCGAGCATAGTTATGTACCAGATGAAGCAGTTCGGTCGAGTAGCTGTGTGCGGTACCATTTCGAATTACAATTATGACCTCGAACTCTTGCCAAAGTCTACAGATGTGCTGACTGCAATACTAATGCACCGATTGAAGGTAGAGGGATTTGTCGTATCTCAATGGATGGATCGCTGGACCGAGGGAATTCAACAGAATCTCCAGTGGATTCGCGAGGACAAGCTTCGTTATCGTGAGACCGTAACCAAAGGCTTCGAGAACATGTTCGACGCGTTTATTGGCATGTTGCGTGGAGGGAACATCGGCAAGGCAATCGTTCAAGTATAA
- the LOC105283422 gene encoding protein arginine N-methyltransferase 9: protein MQAEVNDILETSLQKAREHDRTGNVGKAYAYYTIVVELCPAKRSEIEETFTDVLCEWGIQLAQENRFSDIVHCYKHSLDIYPNNPRMLNNFAAHFLRNDDPIRAIEYLRRALKVAPNFLPAERNLQNAYSMAVDRWHFTMLNDKWRNNAFEQAIRKRINQGYDTVLDLGTGTGLLSLYVKDAGAKKIYACECSDVMTLIAKEVFESNDATDVKLIPKLSFDLKIPMDISERVKLIVTETFDAGLFGELVVPSMINVHMNILDPNGTVIPMGATVYTAAIECEHIRYRSSVIFDKVKENCPLNFHDVCVLSDDEYYDTENLEKVQINYVTEPQMLLTVNFNNLLELQEFCKDGIKQILRAKCKYNGIMDGLVTWFKLHLDEEITLDSSDRKSCWQLAVFPAVPTACHEGDTLTIKAEMSKSKLKCSYSTDNARAKEECKFLYRLPKEVIVFLNDFDYIKLLTEIGRYQESRKIKYILDTSPFPIYGLTLLKECKASEILYYKTDNPMLRSLIERVAQDNGIRGKVHMISNYDEIPCSLDSIFVHNFDIKGELRDGQDSCYEIFRYLLKRNGILLPEKIFLMGQLVYSKDLPNMAYVQDANLQKSSCPFNTHSDRSLDSKDDPHTRINTTNKSTNYVIAKYINKYKINQIFDLNSSLYSCEVFSEARTIIEINETETMEAIVNFGEIKTEKDIFPNALLCWYKIQLGTDHVHDTMKNNSFMNHTAIIFEDELRDVILKNKTVKFKVYQVKGLVKVTVLNL, encoded by the exons atgcAAGCGGAGGTAAATGACATATTGGAAACGTCGTTGCAAAAAGCCAGAGAACATGACAGGACTGGAAATGTTGGGAAGGCTTACGCATATTATACCATTGTTGTGGAATTGTGTCCTGCTAAGAGATCAGAAATTGAAGAAACATTTACAGATGTACTAT gTGAATGGGGAATACAATTAGCACAAGAAAATCGATTTTCAGACATTGTACATTGTTACAAACATTCCTTAGACATTTATCCAAATAACCCTCGTATGCTGAACAACTTTGCAGCACATTTCTTAag GAATGACGATCCTATAAGGGCGATAGAATATCTAAGGAGAGCTTTGAAAGTTGCTCCCAACTTTCTTCCGGCGGAACGAAATTTACAGAATGCATACAGTATGGCAGTGGACAGATGGCACTTCACGATGCTCAATGACAAGTGGCGAAATAATGCTTTTGAGCAAGCTATACGCAAGAGAATCAATCAAGGATACGATACGGTGCTGGATCTGGGCACTGGTACAGGCCTGCTGAGCCTGTATGTGAAGGATGCAGGAGCGAAAAAAATCTACGCGTGCGAATGTTCTGACGTGATGACGCTAATTGCAAAAGAAGTATTCGAATCTAATGATGCAACTGACGTAAAATTAATACCGAAGCTGTCGTTTGATCTGAAAATACCTATGGACATTTCTGAAAG AGTAAAATTAATAGTGACTGAAACGTTTGATGCTGGCTTATTTGGGGAACTTGTAGTACCATCGATGATTAACGTGCACATGAACATTTTAGATCCAAATGGTACGGTAATACCGATGGGCGCGACAGTTTATACAGCGGCTATTGAGTGCGAACATATTAGATACAGATCGTCGGTTATCTTCGACAAGGTCAAAGAGAATTGTCCTTTGAATTTTCACGATGTATGTGTACTCTCAGATGATGAATATTATGACACGGAGAATCTGGAAAAAGTTCAGATTAATTATGTCACTGAGCCGCAAATGCTCTtaactgtaaattttaataatctactAGAGTTGCAAGAATTTTGCAAGGATGggataaaacaaatattacgagcaaaatgtaaatacaaTGGCATCATGGACGGTCTGGTTACTTGGTTCAAATTACATTTGGATGAAGAGATTACGTTGGATTCCTCGGATAGAAAATCTTGTTGGCAGCTTGCTGTTTTCCCGGCGGTGCCAACCGCGTGCCACGAGGGCGATACCTTGACGATAAAAGCGGAGATGTCAAAGAGCAAATTAAAATGTTCTTACAGCACTGACAACGCGCGGGCTAAAGAGGAgtgcaaatttttatatcgtttGCCAAAAGAAGTGATTGTCTTCCTGAATGACTTTGATTACATCAAATTGCTCACCGAGATTGGTAGATATCAAGAgagtagaaaaataaaatatattttggatACTTCGCCTTTTCCAATCTACGGGTTAACACTTTTAAAGGAGTGTAAAGCTAGTGAAATTTTATACTACAAAACTGATAATCCGATGCTTCGTTCTCTGATCGAGCGAGTAGCGCAAGATAATGGGATTCGAGGGAAAGTACATATGATATCAAACTACGACGAGATTCCATGCTCCCTTGACTCTATATTCGTCCATAATTTTGACATTAAGGGTGAATTGAGAGACGGTCAAGATAGTTGTTACGAAATTTTCAG ATATTTGCTCAAACGAAATGGCATATTGTTACCGGAAAAGATTTTTCTTATGGGACAATTGGTGTATTCCAAGGACTTACCAAATATGGCTTATGTGCAAGATGCCAATCTCCAAAAATCCTCTTGCCCGTTCAATACTCACAGTGATAGG aGTTTAGATAGCAAAGACGATCCACATACACGGATTAATACAACCAATAAAAGTACAAACTATGTAATCGCAAAGTATATCAACAAGTACAAG attaatcaaatatttgatttgaatTCGAGTTTATATTCGTGCGAAGTTTTTTCTGAAGCACGAactattatagaaataaatgaaactgAAACCATGGAAGCAATTGTGAACTTTGGGGAAATAAAGACTGAAAAGGACATTTTCCCAAATGCCTTATTATGTTGGTATAAGATTCAACTCGGCACAGATCATGTACATGATACGATGAAGAATAATTCTTTCATGAACCACACTGCAATCATTTTTGAAGATGAATTGAGAGACGttattctgaaaaataaaaccgtAAAGTTTAAAGTATACCAAGTGAAAGGATTAGTAAAAGTCACAGTATTAAATTTGTag
- the LOC105283423 gene encoding serine hydrolase-like protein: MVEPQFKEVKFTVPWGHVAAKTYGPSEGKPVLMVHGRLDNAGSFTRLMKYLPLGTFYYVCIDLPGHGWSSHFPSWLALDYQIYIHALYFILEALGWKKCIYIGHSMGGQIGLMFSALQPHRIEKLIVIDSFLGSYNQNPDFIMHLANSFAYTLGASSNSIKQDVLYTKEEILHALKTRRIYTLNSEAADALFERAVTEVNGKYKYNRDVRLKNASFSFIRNVDSIEYFHKLSVPIYLFIASSGIFSSHMEELKLVLNKENSKLKLQAINVNGNHDVHNNNPENVGPLVCEILISDYSSKL, from the coding sequence ATGGTAGAACCACAATTTAAAGAAGTAAAATTTACCGTGCCCTGGGGTCATGTTGCTGCTAAAACTTATGGTCCTTCCGAAGGAAAGCCTGTTCTAATGGTGCACGGTCGTTTAGATAACGCAGGATCGTTTACtagattaatgaaatatttaccaCTAGGTACTTTTTATTACGTATGCATAGACTTACCTGGCCATGGATGGTCATCGCACTTTCCATCTTGGTTAGCACTGGACTATCAGATTTATATACacgcattatattttatcttagaAGCACTGGGATGgaagaaatgtatttatataggACACAGTATGGGCGGACAGATAGGTTTAATGTTTAGTGCTCTTCAACCTCACAgaattgagaaattaattgttatcGACTCATTTCTTGGAAGTTATAATCAAAATCCCGATTTTATAATGCACCTTGCGAATTCATTTGCATACACACTTGGAGCCAGTAGTAACAGTATAAAACAAGATGTACTTTACACTAAGGAAGAAATACTACATGCTTTGAAAACTCGGAGAATTTATACTTTAAATTCAGAAGCTGCGGATGCTTTATTTGAGCGTGCAGTTACAGAAGTAAATGGAAAGTACAAGTACAACAGGGATGTAAGATTAAAGAATGcatcattttcatttataagaaatgtcGATTCCAtagaatattttcataaacttTCGGTTCCAATATATCTCTTTATTGCATCAAGTGGAATATTTTCTTCACATATGGAAGAACTCAAAttagtattaaataaagaaaattctaAACTCAAATTACAAGCAATTAATGTAAATGGCAATCATGATGTCCATAATAATAATCCTGAAAATGTTGGGCCACTTGTATGTGAGATATTGATTAGTGACTATTCtagtaaattataa
- the LOC105283421 gene encoding prostaglandin reductase 1 isoform X1: MVKAKKYVLIKYFEGEPKATDLKFVEEELPPLQNEEFLVKAEYLSVDPYMRPYTQNFPLGTTMIGSQVARIMESKHPDFPVGKRVIGYLGWRDYTIVGPSNFSKVSQNTLLPVGRIDILPDIGDLSPSLALGALGMPGITAYFGLMEICKPKPGETIVISGAAGAVGSHVGQIAKNLGLTVIGICGSDEKCKWLTDELGFDVAINYKTKSIAKSLRKAAPQGIDCYFDNVGGETSSIVMYQMKQFGRVAVCGTISNYNYDLELLPKSTDVLTAILMHRLKVEGFVVSQWMDRWTEGIQQNLQWIREDKLRYRETVTKGFENMFDAFIGMLRGGNIGKAIVQV, from the exons ATGGTAAAAGCAAAGAAGTACGTGCTAATCAAGTATTTTGAGGGCGAGCCGAAAGCGACAGATTTGAAATTTGTAGAAGAGGAACTGCCACCTTTGCAAAATGAag AATTCTTAGTAAAGGCTGAATATCTTTCCGTGGACCCATACATGAGACCATACACGCAGAACTTTCCACTTGGAACTACGATGATTGGTTCTCAAGTTGCCAGGATCATGGAATCCAAACATCCAGACTTCCCAGTCGGCAAGAGAGTAATTGGGTATTTGGGTTGGAGAGATTACACGATTGTTGGACCAAGTAATTTCTCTAAAGTGTCGCAAAATACTCTGTTACCTGTTGGACGGATTGATATTTTACCAGACATAGGTGATCTGTCGCCGTCTCTTGCCCTAGGCGCGTTGGGAATGCCAGG CATTACAGCATACTTTGGCTTAATGGAGATATGTAAACCGAAACCTGGCGAAACGATAGTCATCAGTGGGGCTGCTGGTGCAGTCGGTTCTCACGTAGGCCAGATTGCCAAGAATCTAGGCCTCACCGTAATCGGCATATGCGGTTCTGACGAGAAGTGCAAATGGCTCACCGACGAGTTGGGCTTCGACGTCGCCATTAATTACAAGACCAAGTCAATCGCTAAAAGTCTACGCAAAGCTGCTCCACAAGGGATCGATTGCTACTTTGATAAT GTCGGTGGAGAGACTTCGAGCATAGTTATGTACCAGATGAAGCAGTTCGGTCGAGTAGCTGTGTGCGGTACCATTTCGAATTACAATTATGACCTCGAACTCTTGCCAAAGTCTACAGATGTGCTGACTGCAATACTAATGCACCGATTGAAGGTAGAGGGATTTGTCGTATCTCAATGGATGGATCGCTGGACCGAGGGAATTCAACAGAATCTCCAGTGGATTCGCGAGGACAAGCTTCGTTATCGTGAGACCGTAACCAAAGGCTTCGAGAACATGTTCGACGCGTTTATTGGCATGTTGCGTGGAGGGAACATCGGCAAGGCAATCGTTCAAGTATAA
- the LOC113561741 gene encoding uncharacterized protein LOC113561741 isoform X1, whose product MNILLPMMKQLIVHFRLSKVSRMEGVPKLPVDSDENLEEFERFLDTNTNFEYMVNTLSISGGTTVSQISRRTLERIITNNYARNFNGRKNTEEIFHDFKNKGLSHRFVLFFLLL is encoded by the exons ATGAATATACTTCTTCCAATGATGAAGCAACTTATAGTACACTTCCGACTATCAAAAGTATCTCGTATGGAAGGTGTTCCCAAACTTCCAGTTGACAGTGATGAAAATTTGGAAGAATTCGAAAGGTTTTTGGATACTAATACAAATTTTGAGTACATG GTTAATACTTTAAGCATATCAGGTGGCACAACTGTTTCTCAGATCAGTAGAAGGACTCTGgaaagaataattacaaataattatgctaGAAATTTTAACGGCAGGAAGAACACCGAAGAAATCTTTCacgattttaaaaataaaggactTAGTCATAGGTTTGtcttgttttttcttcttttataa